In Entomomonas moraniae, one DNA window encodes the following:
- a CDS encoding ABC transporter ATP-binding protein: MTPALSIKQLTKTYNNGFEALKGIDLEVDQGDFFALLGPNGAGKSTTIGILSSLVNKTSGTIQVFGHDYDTDLFNLKRHLGVVPQEFNFNQFEKCFDVIITQAGYYGVPPKIAKERAEYYFKELGLWDKKDVTVRMLSGGMKRRLMIVRALIHEPKLLILDEPTAGVDIELRRSMWNFLTKLNEQGMTIILTTHYLEEAEQLCRHIAIINHGQIIKNSSMRSLLNTLNEETIILDLVTPLNAPPKLQDYHCKLIDNQTLEVVVKHEEGINELFNQLNQHAITVSSMRNKNNRLEELFLDLVENNETEQTS; encoded by the coding sequence ATGACACCTGCTCTGTCTATAAAACAGTTAACAAAAACCTATAACAATGGCTTTGAAGCGTTAAAAGGGATTGATTTAGAAGTAGATCAAGGGGACTTTTTTGCTTTACTAGGCCCTAATGGTGCGGGTAAATCAACCACCATTGGTATCCTTTCATCCCTAGTGAATAAAACCAGTGGTACTATCCAAGTATTTGGTCATGACTATGATACAGACCTTTTTAACTTAAAACGCCATTTAGGCGTTGTTCCTCAAGAATTCAATTTTAATCAGTTTGAAAAGTGTTTTGATGTAATTATCACACAGGCTGGTTACTATGGTGTTCCGCCCAAAATAGCAAAAGAACGTGCTGAATATTATTTTAAAGAGCTTGGTTTATGGGATAAAAAAGACGTTACCGTTAGAATGCTATCAGGGGGGATGAAACGTCGCCTCATGATTGTTCGCGCTCTTATTCATGAACCAAAACTACTCATCTTAGATGAACCCACTGCGGGGGTAGACATTGAGTTACGCCGCTCGATGTGGAACTTTTTAACCAAGCTTAATGAACAAGGCATGACCATTATTCTGACCACTCACTATCTTGAAGAAGCAGAACAGTTATGCCGTCATATTGCGATCATTAATCATGGGCAAATCATTAAAAATAGCAGCATGCGTAGTTTATTAAATACCCTCAATGAAGAAACGATTATTTTAGACCTCGTAACGCCTTTAAATGCTCCTCCAAAACTACAGGATTATCATTGTAAACTCATTGATAATCAAACACTAGAGGTTGTTGTTAAGCACGAGGAAGGTATTAATGAATTATTTAATCAATTAAACCAGCACGCTATCACTGTTTCTA
- a CDS encoding 1-acyl-sn-glycerol-3-phosphate acyltransferase, translating into MGQFQRIRPYHDDEVPSVIARLSKDNEFINIVLKYRFPHLSSAFGWMLRPFIAYKLKKYLSQINTVTDLQLKITDYVRHSISSSIAHFNYSTSKPLDTTKAHLFIANHRDIVMDPTLTNYALHLLGLDTPRIAIGDNLLQKQFVADLMRLNKSFIVQRSVTGRKEKLVAYQELSAYINHSLINDHVSIWIAQAEGRAKDGNDETDPALLKMLHISRKEEVFADVIASLNLLPVSISYEYDPCDLMKARELYIKATEGKYTKAVGEDGQSIALGITGYKGDVHVHFGHIITTGFEDAKELADLVDRQILKNSYLFPVNYLAYEQWDKADKSLIVPPMESLFTDEKIAQSKIEWQKRLETCPDEHKPYLIMQYAYPVYNKYRLK; encoded by the coding sequence ATGGGGCAATTTCAAAGGATTCGTCCTTACCATGATGATGAAGTACCGAGCGTAATCGCTAGACTGTCAAAAGACAATGAATTTATCAATATCGTATTAAAGTACCGTTTTCCTCATCTAAGCAGTGCTTTTGGGTGGATGTTGCGTCCGTTTATTGCTTATAAATTAAAGAAGTATTTATCACAAATTAATACAGTCACCGATTTACAATTAAAGATTACCGACTATGTTCGGCATTCTATTTCTTCATCCATTGCGCATTTTAATTACTCTACTTCTAAACCACTCGATACAACAAAAGCTCATTTGTTTATAGCAAATCATCGCGATATTGTGATGGATCCGACATTAACCAATTATGCACTGCATTTATTAGGGTTAGATACTCCACGTATTGCCATTGGCGATAATCTACTGCAAAAACAATTTGTTGCCGACTTAATGCGCTTGAATAAAAGTTTTATTGTGCAGCGCTCTGTCACTGGGCGTAAAGAAAAGTTAGTGGCTTACCAAGAGTTATCAGCCTATATTAATCATTCACTTATCAACGATCATGTCTCTATTTGGATTGCTCAAGCAGAGGGGAGAGCTAAAGATGGTAATGATGAAACTGACCCAGCATTATTAAAAATGCTGCATATTAGTCGTAAAGAAGAAGTGTTTGCTGATGTAATTGCCAGTTTAAATTTATTGCCAGTGTCTATTAGTTATGAATATGACCCTTGTGATCTCATGAAAGCCCGCGAGCTCTATATTAAAGCAACCGAAGGTAAATACACGAAAGCGGTAGGTGAGGATGGTCAGAGCATTGCGCTAGGAATTACAGGGTATAAAGGTGATGTTCATGTGCACTTTGGGCATATAATTACAACAGGATTTGAAGACGCTAAAGAGTTGGCTGATCTGGTTGACCGACAAATACTTAAAAACAGTTATTTGTTTCCTGTTAATTACTTAGCTTATGAGCAATGGGATAAAGCGGATAAGAGTTTGATAGTTCCTCCGATGGAGTCACTATTTACGGATGAAAAAATAGCACAGTCAAAAATTGAATGGCAAAAAAGATTAGAGACATGCCCTGATGAGCATAAACCTTATTTAATTATGCAGTATGCTTACCCTGTTTATAATAAGTACCGATTAAAGTAG
- a CDS encoding ATP-binding protein, whose product MNDLPLQQILAQLTRIANSLEQAFPAPINNTIHGDTIAYLWEHRFFNGVEQPVLIPVEEPNLISFDDLKNIDRQKGLIEQNTRQFVEGLPANNVLLTGARGTGKSSLIKACLNAFHKQGLRLIEVDKEHLMDLPQIVSLTRGRPERFIIFCDDISFEEGETGYKGLKTVLDGSIAGKSDNTLIYATSNRKHLMPERIDDNLSYRTDQQGEIHPGEVIEEKVSLSERFGLWISVYGFTQEQYLAAVSQWLNTYGIEMGDDEDIAKESIRWATYRGSRSGRIAAQFAKDYAGRLKSKVNQ is encoded by the coding sequence ATGAATGATTTACCTTTACAACAAATCCTTGCGCAATTGACACGTATTGCAAACAGTTTAGAGCAAGCGTTCCCAGCGCCCATCAACAATACCATACATGGCGATACTATCGCCTACTTATGGGAGCATCGTTTCTTTAATGGGGTAGAACAACCCGTACTCATTCCTGTTGAAGAACCTAATTTAATTAGCTTCGATGATTTAAAAAATATTGATCGCCAAAAGGGGCTAATTGAACAAAATACACGACAATTTGTTGAGGGATTACCCGCCAACAATGTTTTATTAACAGGTGCAAGAGGTACAGGAAAAAGCTCTTTAATTAAGGCGTGCTTAAATGCATTTCACAAGCAAGGGTTACGACTCATCGAAGTTGATAAAGAACACTTGATGGATCTACCTCAAATTGTCAGTTTAACCAGAGGACGTCCTGAGCGCTTTATTATTTTTTGTGATGATATTTCATTTGAAGAAGGCGAAACAGGATATAAAGGCCTAAAAACCGTGTTAGATGGTTCTATTGCAGGCAAATCAGATAATACTCTCATTTATGCCACCTCAAACCGTAAACATCTAATGCCTGAGCGTATTGATGATAACCTAAGTTATCGTACTGACCAACAAGGTGAGATTCATCCAGGTGAAGTCATTGAAGAAAAGGTTTCTCTTTCTGAACGCTTTGGTTTATGGATTTCGGTTTATGGGTTTACTCAAGAACAATACTTAGCTGCTGTAAGCCAATGGCTAAATACTTATGGTATTGAAATGGGTGATGATGAAGACATAGCTAAAGAATCTATTCGGTGGGCTACTTACCGTGGCTCACGTTCAGGACGTATTGCAGCACAATTTGCCAAAGATTATGCCGGCCGTCTAAAATCTAAAGTAAATCAATAA
- a CDS encoding energy transducer TonB has translation MQNKQLSSIILWVISLIIVIGLHIGLAVALMFSWHAAPPPPLTAPAAIMVELAPSIEAPNNTPQKDPAPITQQISDPTPEEPDPIDEPDPLPEPIIEKPEPKVVINKQPKPKPIKKQVKKPVEKPVEKPKEITEDTLPKAEISSTASAASDKISDRVAAPETTASTSPSKAQITWQSRLFAHIAKYKRYPMMARKKRQQGTVSVNFTIDTQGNLSAKRIVKSSGYPLLDQEVLNLLDRAQPLPKPPADVLNGKNARTITIPINFNLKDRY, from the coding sequence ATGCAAAATAAGCAACTTTCATCGATTATTCTTTGGGTTATATCGCTTATTATTGTAATAGGCTTACACATTGGTTTAGCTGTTGCTTTAATGTTTAGTTGGCATGCGGCTCCCCCTCCACCGCTTACTGCACCTGCTGCAATCATGGTAGAACTAGCTCCATCCATTGAGGCACCTAACAATACACCACAAAAAGACCCCGCCCCGATTACACAACAGATATCTGATCCAACACCTGAGGAACCTGACCCTATCGATGAGCCTGATCCTTTACCAGAGCCCATTATAGAAAAACCAGAACCTAAAGTGGTTATTAATAAGCAACCTAAACCCAAGCCTATTAAAAAGCAGGTAAAAAAACCTGTTGAAAAACCAGTTGAAAAACCTAAAGAAATAACTGAAGATACATTGCCTAAAGCAGAAATATCATCCACTGCTTCTGCTGCCAGTGATAAAATATCTGACCGTGTCGCAGCACCTGAAACAACAGCGTCCACCAGTCCATCCAAAGCACAAATCACTTGGCAATCTCGTTTATTTGCTCATATTGCAAAATATAAACGCTACCCCATGATGGCCCGTAAGAAACGACAACAAGGCACAGTTTCTGTAAACTTCACTATCGATACCCAAGGAAATCTCTCGGCCAAAAGAATTGTTAAAAGTTCCGGCTATCCCTTATTAGACCAAGAAGTTCTTAACTTATTAGATAGGGCACAACCTTTACCGAAACCACCGGCTGATGTCCTTAATGGAAAAAATGCAAGAACAATAACAATCCCCATCAACTTCAACTTAAAAGATAGGTATTAG
- the exbD gene encoding TonB system transport protein ExbD yields MAINLKEGSDDSAVMSEINVTPFIDVMLVLLIIFMVAAPLATVDIKVDLPTSTAKPQPKPDKPVILTLKEGNELYLGNNLVNNNDQLAEQLDKQTNGNKETTIFFQADKTVNYEDLITVMNDLRSAGYLKIGLVGLEATQNDAK; encoded by the coding sequence ATGGCAATTAATCTAAAAGAAGGAAGCGATGATAGTGCAGTAATGAGTGAAATTAACGTCACACCATTTATTGATGTGATGCTGGTATTACTTATTATTTTTATGGTAGCCGCACCGCTAGCGACAGTAGATATCAAAGTAGACCTTCCGACCTCTACAGCTAAACCACAACCCAAGCCTGATAAACCTGTTATATTGACGCTAAAGGAAGGAAATGAGCTTTATTTAGGCAATAATTTAGTCAACAATAATGACCAGTTGGCTGAACAACTAGATAAGCAAACAAATGGTAATAAAGAAACAACTATCTTCTTCCAAGCTGATAAAACCGTAAATTACGAAGACCTCATTACTGTTATGAATGATCTTAGAAGTGCAGGCTATTTGAAAATTGGCTTGGTGGGTTTAGAGGCTACTCAGAACGATGCAAAATAA
- the exbB gene encoding tonB-system energizer ExbB: MLKVSGHYTSIVIKMLLVTALCFSSVSFAQQSETATPQNPMEHSVATTSEAGSEGKTLPPTPNLTINDDTVASDVALTHDLTPWGMYKNADIIVKIVMIGLLLASLATWTIFIAKLTELTLAKKRLRKEMASLNGAKTLKQACNVSDQFAKNSLTNILINDIQEELDLSANTTSQEGIKERAAFRQDRLVAASGRQMNTGTSVLATIGSVSPFIGLFGTVWGIMNSFIGIAETQTTNLAVVAPGIAEALLATAMGLVAAIPAVIIYNIFVRAINSYRVLVSDISAKALLLLSRDLDRENYTSRTSSHHTAESK; the protein is encoded by the coding sequence ATGTTAAAAGTATCAGGTCATTACACATCGATTGTCATAAAAATGCTTTTAGTAACAGCGCTCTGTTTTAGTTCTGTAAGCTTTGCGCAACAATCAGAAACAGCTACGCCTCAAAACCCAATGGAGCACAGTGTAGCAACAACTTCTGAAGCTGGCAGTGAAGGAAAAACATTACCCCCAACACCAAACCTCACAATAAATGACGATACAGTAGCTTCTGACGTAGCACTAACGCATGATCTTACTCCGTGGGGAATGTATAAAAACGCAGATATCATTGTAAAAATTGTAATGATTGGTCTACTTCTTGCCTCACTAGCTACATGGACGATCTTTATTGCCAAACTCACTGAGCTCACTCTTGCTAAAAAGCGACTACGCAAAGAAATGGCTTCACTAAATGGAGCAAAAACACTTAAGCAAGCATGTAATGTTTCAGATCAATTTGCTAAAAATAGTCTAACCAATATCTTAATCAATGATATACAAGAAGAACTTGATCTCTCAGCTAACACAACCAGTCAAGAGGGTATCAAAGAACGTGCTGCCTTTCGTCAAGACCGCCTAGTCGCTGCAAGTGGGCGACAAATGAATACTGGCACCAGTGTATTGGCAACCATCGGTTCTGTTTCTCCTTTTATTGGCCTATTTGGTACCGTATGGGGAATTATGAACAGCTTCATTGGTATCGCAGAAACACAAACCACTAACTTAGCGGTTGTTGCTCCAGGTATTGCGGAAGCATTATTAGCCACGGCAATGGGGTTAGTTGCCGCCATCCCAGCAGTTATTATCTATAACATTTTTGTGCGAGCGATCAATAGCTATCGAGTTCTTGTAAGCGATATCTCGGCCAAAGCACTACTGTTATTAAGCCGAGACTTAGATAGAGAAAACTACACATCTAGAACAAGCAGTCACCACACGGCTGAGTCAAAATAG
- a CDS encoding macro domain-containing protein, with protein MQVTVVEGDLLDQPVDVIVNAWNRNIIPWWLLIPQGVSGAIKKRAGYAPFCELAKKGPIALGGAVMTGAGKLPYRAIIHVAGINLCWFATRYSIEQSVLSAMKIVNEQQFKRIAFPIIGAGSGSFSQEKSLKLMQDTFSQIESSAQVIIVKFKR; from the coding sequence ATGCAGGTAACTGTTGTTGAGGGAGATTTACTAGACCAGCCTGTAGATGTGATTGTTAATGCATGGAATCGTAATATTATTCCATGGTGGCTTTTAATTCCCCAAGGGGTATCTGGTGCTATAAAAAAGCGAGCAGGTTATGCCCCTTTTTGTGAGTTGGCTAAAAAAGGGCCTATAGCTCTAGGGGGTGCAGTGATGACAGGTGCAGGAAAGTTACCTTATAGGGCTATTATACACGTTGCAGGTATTAATCTGTGTTGGTTTGCTACACGCTACTCGATAGAGCAATCTGTATTATCTGCAATGAAGATCGTTAATGAGCAGCAGTTTAAGCGTATAGCGTTCCCTATCATTGGCGCAGGGTCGGGGAGTTTTAGCCAAGAAAAATCATTAAAACTGATGCAAGATACATTCAGCCAAATAGAATCAAGTGCCCAAGTGATCATTGTAAAATTTAAACGCTAA
- a CDS encoding thermonuclease family protein: MKTKKSIFKRLQHNPIVCVIILLLTVALYYQLPVTDDKFTVRVISVIDGDTVDVLSDNQRQRIRLAYIDAPEIGQPYGQRSKQTLIALVKNKMVNIRPLNQDNYQRTVAIIEVDSMNINREMVRLGMAWVYTHYNDDLLLLSLEAKAKVNKTGLWQQKNPIAPWIYRQSKK; encoded by the coding sequence GTGAAAACAAAAAAATCCATATTTAAAAGGCTACAGCATAACCCCATTGTTTGTGTCATTATTTTATTGTTAACCGTTGCTCTTTATTATCAATTACCTGTTACAGACGATAAGTTCACTGTACGTGTTATCTCTGTCATTGATGGTGATACAGTGGATGTTTTGTCTGATAATCAGCGTCAGCGTATTCGCTTGGCTTATATTGATGCACCAGAAATAGGCCAGCCTTATGGTCAGAGATCTAAACAAACACTTATCGCATTAGTAAAAAATAAAATGGTAAATATTAGGCCTCTTAACCAAGATAATTACCAACGAACTGTGGCTATTATTGAGGTTGATAGTATGAATATTAATCGAGAAATGGTTCGATTAGGCATGGCATGGGTGTATACCCATTACAATGATGATTTACTACTTTTGTCTTTAGAAGCTAAAGCAAAAGTGAATAAAACAGGTCTATGGCAGCAGAAAAATCCTATTGCCCCTTGGATTTATCGGCAGAGTAAAAAGTAG
- the aroC gene encoding chorismate synthase translates to MSGNTIGKLFTVTTAGESHGPALMAIIDGCPPGLNLTEADLQHDLDRRRPGSSKFTTQRQEADQVEIVSGVFGGVTTGCPIGLLIRNTDQKSKDYTAIKDIFRPAHADFTYYHKYGIRDYRGGGRSSARETAMRVAAGAIAKKYLATQGIKVRGYMSQLGPIEIPFDSWEALNAAGNHFFAPNLDLLPELEKYMEQLRRDQDSVGAKITVIADGVPVGLGEPIFDRLDAELAYALMSINAVKGVEIGAGFASVSQRGTEHRDELTKEGFLSNNAGGILGGISSGQPIVANLALKPTPSITTPGRSIDTQGNEIDVITKGRHDPCVGIRATPIAEAMMAIVLMDHFLRNRSQNADVQSL, encoded by the coding sequence ATGTCGGGTAATACCATTGGTAAACTATTCACCGTTACAACCGCAGGAGAAAGCCATGGCCCTGCACTAATGGCTATTATTGATGGCTGCCCACCGGGGCTTAACTTAACAGAAGCAGACTTACAACACGACCTTGATAGACGCCGCCCTGGTAGCAGTAAATTCACCACACAGCGCCAAGAAGCAGATCAAGTTGAAATTGTATCTGGCGTTTTTGGGGGTGTAACAACAGGGTGTCCTATCGGCTTATTAATTCGTAACACCGATCAAAAATCTAAAGACTATACAGCGATTAAAGATATTTTTCGCCCTGCCCACGCAGATTTCACTTACTACCATAAATACGGTATTAGGGATTATCGCGGTGGTGGCCGATCATCTGCACGTGAAACAGCAATGCGCGTAGCGGCTGGTGCCATTGCCAAAAAATATCTAGCGACACAAGGCATTAAGGTACGTGGTTATATGAGCCAGCTTGGCCCTATTGAAATACCTTTTGATAGTTGGGAAGCATTAAACGCTGCAGGTAATCACTTTTTCGCACCTAATTTGGATCTATTACCAGAACTCGAAAAATACATGGAGCAGCTACGCCGAGATCAAGACTCTGTTGGCGCTAAGATTACAGTCATTGCCGATGGGGTTCCTGTAGGGCTTGGAGAACCTATTTTCGATCGTTTAGATGCAGAACTTGCCTATGCACTAATGAGCATTAATGCCGTTAAAGGTGTAGAAATAGGTGCCGGTTTCGCGAGTGTAAGCCAACGGGGTACAGAGCACCGAGATGAACTAACGAAAGAAGGCTTTTTATCAAACAATGCTGGGGGTATCTTGGGAGGTATCTCATCAGGTCAACCTATTGTAGCCAACCTTGCTTTGAAACCTACTCCTAGCATAACTACGCCTGGGCGTTCAATAGATACCCAAGGCAATGAAATAGACGTCATCACCAAAGGCCGACATGACCCTTGCGTAGGCATCAGAGCAACACCTATTGCAGAAGCGATGATGGCGATTGTTTTAATGGACCACTTTCTAAGAAACCGTAGTCAAAATGCTGACGTACAATCTTTATAA
- a CDS encoding S49 family peptidase: MSEDQKPQVSLSDEKSWKLLEKTLQTSIIEQRRSRRWGIFFKLLTFIYLFVLLAIAMGSFKGDISTNSAHTAVIDVRGMIADQQDASADNIIKALRTAFKDPNTKAVIMRINSPGGTPVQAGYVYDEIKRLRKIYPQTKVYAVITDLGASGAYYIASAADEIYADKSSLVGSIGVTAAGFGFVDAIHKLGIERRAYTSGAHKAFLDPFQPMKPDEVDFWEKTLDIVHQQFIDQVKAGRGDRLKYQDHPELFSGLIWSGEQAKQLGLIDGFGSTSSVARDVIGVENLKNYTVEDTPFDRFAKKIGASAAQEIGASVGLQGVKLQ, translated from the coding sequence ATGTCTGAAGATCAAAAACCTCAGGTTTCACTCAGTGATGAGAAAAGTTGGAAGCTATTAGAAAAAACATTGCAAACAAGCATCATTGAGCAACGTCGTTCAAGACGCTGGGGCATTTTTTTTAAACTACTTACATTTATTTATCTTTTTGTCTTATTGGCGATAGCCATGGGTAGTTTTAAAGGAGATATCTCAACAAATAGCGCACATACAGCAGTTATTGACGTTAGAGGGATGATTGCAGATCAGCAAGATGCCAGTGCAGACAATATAATTAAAGCCTTACGAACAGCATTTAAAGACCCTAATACAAAAGCCGTTATCATGCGCATCAATAGTCCAGGCGGTACTCCCGTCCAGGCTGGCTATGTTTATGACGAAATTAAACGTTTACGCAAAATTTACCCACAAACAAAAGTGTATGCAGTAATTACTGATCTCGGCGCATCAGGTGCTTACTATATTGCCAGTGCGGCAGACGAAATTTATGCTGATAAATCAAGCCTTGTAGGGTCAATTGGTGTGACAGCGGCAGGCTTTGGATTTGTGGATGCAATTCATAAACTTGGTATTGAGCGCCGTGCTTATACCTCAGGTGCACACAAAGCATTCTTAGACCCATTCCAACCAATGAAACCTGATGAAGTCGATTTTTGGGAAAAAACCCTTGATATTGTTCACCAACAATTTATTGACCAAGTTAAAGCAGGCAGAGGTGATCGTTTAAAATATCAAGATCATCCTGAACTTTTCTCTGGTCTAATCTGGTCAGGTGAACAAGCCAAACAACTAGGTTTAATCGATGGCTTTGGTAGTACAAGCTCCGTTGCACGCGATGTCATAGGTGTAGAAAACTTAAAAAACTACACAGTAGAAGATACCCCTTTCGACCGCTTTGCCAAAAAAATAGGTGCGAGTGCAGCACAAGAAATAGGAGCATCTGTCGGTTTACAAGGTGTGAAACTACAATAA
- a CDS encoding helix-hairpin-helix domain-containing protein, giving the protein MAFSKAEKEKLLTINGIGNTVIQRFEQIGIDSLLALSKTNTEDVIYQIASMLKVSCWKNSPQARAAVNDAIQFAKIYCNDKSANLN; this is encoded by the coding sequence ATGGCCTTTTCAAAAGCAGAAAAAGAGAAACTACTCACAATCAACGGCATTGGTAATACAGTAATTCAACGTTTCGAACAAATTGGAATAGATTCTTTGTTAGCATTATCAAAAACAAATACAGAGGATGTTATTTATCAGATAGCATCTATGTTAAAAGTAAGCTGTTGGAAAAATAGCCCTCAGGCTAGAGCTGCTGTTAATGATGCAATTCAGTTTGCGAAGATCTATTGTAATGATAAGTCAGCAAATTTAAACTGA
- a CDS encoding methylated-DNA--[protein]-cysteine S-methyltransferase, producing MKATPTLTWNEHIICTPIGELVIWLDQKSILQFIGWQEFRQETMKQLCRFYQVPTITLQKTAQSHMVIDTIKEYFAGNIQAIDTLVVSACGTEFQKKVWQALRAIPAGSTTSYGELAKQIGSPQACRAVGMANNRNPIAIVVPCHRVIGKNNQLTGYAGGLNRKQWLLDHECQYSTLSV from the coding sequence ATGAAAGCTACACCCACTTTGACATGGAATGAGCATATTATTTGCACCCCTATCGGCGAACTTGTCATTTGGTTAGATCAAAAGTCCATACTTCAATTTATCGGCTGGCAAGAATTTAGACAAGAGACGATGAAACAACTCTGTCGCTTTTATCAAGTCCCTACGATAACTTTACAGAAAACGGCACAATCTCACATGGTGATTGATACAATCAAAGAGTATTTCGCAGGAAATATTCAGGCAATTGATACCCTAGTTGTTTCCGCGTGCGGAACTGAGTTTCAGAAAAAAGTATGGCAAGCACTTAGAGCCATTCCAGCAGGTTCTACAACCAGCTATGGTGAACTAGCCAAACAAATTGGTAGCCCTCAGGCTTGCCGAGCCGTGGGGATGGCCAATAACCGCAACCCCATTGCTATTGTTGTACCCTGCCATCGAGTTATTGGAAAAAATAATCAACTCACAGGTTATGCGGGAGGTCTGAATCGAAAACAATGGCTACTTGATCATGAATGCCAATATAGTACTTTATCAGTTTAA
- a CDS encoding class I SAM-dependent methyltransferase has translation MSNNLATASVCIEPLDLQWQQKALDLAKVLNLPLGGDADFSLQVGALGIQLQSQQEKNVGALRVDFVDGAAAHRRKFGGGKGQMIAKAIGIQSGISPIVLDATAGLGRDAFVLATLGCQVTLIERQPIIATLLEDGLVRARFDVEVGDILQRMVLLKGSAIDLMSNWLGVVPQVIYLDPMFPHRDKSALVKKEMRLFRPLVGDDLDSPDLLEKALVLASHRVVVKRPRKAPIIEGASPSYSLEGKSSRYDIYTKRSLKE, from the coding sequence ATGAGTAATAATCTCGCTACTGCCTCTGTTTGTATTGAACCCTTAGACTTGCAATGGCAGCAAAAGGCTTTAGATTTAGCTAAAGTACTAAATTTGCCACTAGGGGGCGACGCTGATTTTTCATTGCAGGTGGGGGCGTTAGGCATTCAACTACAAAGCCAACAAGAAAAAAATGTTGGGGCTTTAAGGGTTGATTTTGTTGATGGGGCTGCTGCTCATCGCCGTAAGTTTGGCGGGGGTAAGGGGCAGATGATTGCTAAGGCTATTGGTATTCAATCAGGGATTAGCCCTATAGTACTAGATGCAACAGCTGGCTTGGGTAGGGATGCTTTTGTTTTGGCAACGTTAGGTTGTCAAGTAACATTGATCGAACGACAACCCATTATTGCAACGCTTCTAGAGGATGGCCTCGTGCGCGCTAGGTTTGACGTTGAGGTAGGAGATATTCTCCAACGCATGGTGTTATTGAAAGGAAGTGCCATTGACCTGATGAGTAATTGGTTAGGTGTTGTGCCCCAGGTGATTTATCTTGACCCTATGTTTCCCCACCGTGATAAATCTGCATTGGTAAAAAAAGAAATGCGGTTGTTTCGCCCTTTGGTCGGGGATGATTTAGATTCACCTGACTTATTAGAAAAGGCGTTGGTGTTGGCCAGTCACCGTGTAGTGGTTAAGCGACCACGTAAAGCTCCTATAATTGAGGGAGCTTCACCCAGTTATAGTTTAGAGGGGAAAAGTAGTCGCTATGATATTTATACAAAACGTTCATTAAAAGAATAG
- a CDS encoding flavin reductase family protein: MNYQPVPLDKAYLLLNHGPTIMISSALEDKQNIMSAAWSTALDFDPPKLVVIIDKNNYSKELIQASGEFAVIIPSKAQAKQVLQVGTSTGREIDKFKTFGLTTLPSQTIKAPLIQGSLAALECKLIPEPYNQDKYDLYIGEVTAAWADPEVFSHGRWHITSDQKRSIHYQAGGTFFQIGDQFTVE, translated from the coding sequence ATGAACTATCAACCTGTTCCCCTAGATAAAGCTTATTTACTTCTCAATCATGGTCCTACTATCATGATCAGTTCAGCATTAGAAGATAAGCAGAATATCATGAGTGCCGCATGGTCAACGGCTCTAGATTTCGACCCTCCCAAATTAGTCGTTATCATCGATAAAAATAATTACTCTAAAGAATTAATTCAAGCCTCTGGCGAATTTGCTGTCATTATTCCGAGTAAAGCGCAAGCCAAACAAGTACTACAAGTTGGAACATCAACTGGTCGTGAGATTGATAAATTTAAGACATTTGGTTTAACAACATTACCGAGTCAAACTATTAAAGCACCGCTGATCCAAGGTAGTTTAGCTGCATTAGAATGCAAGCTTATTCCAGAGCCGTACAATCAAGACAAATATGATCTTTATATTGGTGAAGTGACTGCTGCATGGGCTGACCCCGAAGTCTTTAGTCATGGAAGATGGCATATTACAAGCGATCAAAAACGCTCTATTCATTACCAAGCAGGTGGCACCTTCTTCCAAATAGGCGATCAATTTACTGTTGAATAA